From one Streptomyces sp. CA-210063 genomic stretch:
- a CDS encoding LysR family transcriptional regulator, producing MIEARRLHILRAVADHRTVTAAAAALYLTPSAVSQQLTALEQETGHRLVERGAKGVRLTPAGEILLGHTNAVLAQLERAAAELAAYSSGAAGTVTVASFATGIAQVVAPALARLADSAPGIRIRVQDAEGDASLPMVLDRQVDIAVAVEYRGAPAADDPRLTHVPLYAEPFDAVVPLTHRLADADEVPLAELAKDPWIGPYPGNPCHDVVVLACENAGFQPRLEHSSDDFRAVVALASADAGVALVPRSALRGMDLTGVVVRPVDGVAPTRRVFAAVRRGAEGHPLIRPVLEVLEALGDAAE from the coding sequence ATGATCGAAGCGCGGCGACTCCACATCCTCCGTGCGGTGGCCGACCACCGCACGGTGACGGCGGCTGCCGCCGCGCTGTACCTCACCCCGTCCGCCGTCTCCCAGCAGCTGACCGCCCTGGAACAGGAGACGGGCCACCGACTGGTCGAGCGCGGAGCGAAGGGCGTACGGCTCACCCCGGCCGGCGAGATCCTGCTCGGCCACACCAACGCGGTCCTCGCCCAGCTGGAGCGGGCGGCGGCGGAACTGGCCGCGTACAGCTCGGGCGCGGCCGGCACGGTCACGGTCGCCTCCTTCGCCACCGGTATCGCCCAGGTCGTGGCGCCCGCGCTGGCCCGCCTCGCCGACTCCGCGCCCGGCATCCGCATCCGCGTCCAGGACGCGGAGGGCGACGCGAGTCTCCCGATGGTCCTGGACCGCCAGGTCGACATCGCCGTCGCCGTCGAGTACCGGGGCGCCCCGGCCGCCGACGACCCCCGCCTCACTCATGTCCCGCTGTACGCCGAGCCCTTCGACGCGGTCGTCCCGCTCACCCACCGCCTGGCCGACGCCGACGAGGTCCCCCTCGCCGAACTGGCCAAGGATCCCTGGATCGGCCCCTACCCCGGCAACCCCTGCCATGACGTCGTGGTCCTGGCCTGCGAGAACGCCGGCTTCCAGCCTCGCCTCGAACACTCCTCCGACGACTTCCGCGCCGTCGTCGCCCTCGCTTCCGCCGATGCCGGTGTCGCCCTCGTACCCCGCTCCGCCCTGCGCGGCATGGACCTCACGGGAGTCGTCGTACGCCCCGTCGACGGAGTGGCCCCCACGCGCCGAGTCTTCGCCGCCGTACGCCGGGGCGCGGAGGGGCATCCGCTGATCCGGCCGGTGCTGGAGGTGCTGGAGGCGCTGGGGGATGCGGCGGAGTGA
- a CDS encoding GAF domain-containing protein: MTYDPPRPVGRLLLTPEDRDAPERVGRLRLLGLGEYAEPAFDAFADRLAEIASVPYAMVNFIDENRQFFAGLHVSAEPTPDMAVLGADRRLARDHGFCPYVVVRRKALVLEDVREYPKFAGNPVVDDHGIRSYLGAPLIDRTGIALGTICVLDVQPRPWGRAGLETIKAMAAELAARIEGREAFP, translated from the coding sequence GTGACGTACGACCCGCCGCGTCCCGTCGGCCGGCTGCTGCTCACCCCCGAGGACCGGGACGCCCCCGAGCGCGTCGGACGGCTGCGGCTGCTGGGGCTAGGCGAGTACGCCGAACCGGCCTTCGACGCCTTCGCGGACCGGCTCGCCGAGATCGCCTCGGTGCCGTACGCGATGGTCAACTTCATCGACGAGAACCGGCAGTTCTTCGCGGGCCTGCATGTGTCGGCGGAGCCGACGCCCGACATGGCGGTGCTCGGCGCGGATCGTCGCCTGGCCCGTGACCACGGCTTCTGCCCCTATGTGGTGGTCCGCCGCAAGGCCCTCGTCCTCGAAGACGTGCGCGAATACCCGAAGTTCGCGGGAAACCCCGTCGTCGACGACCACGGTATCCGCTCCTACCTCGGCGCCCCGCTGATCGACCGCACGGGCATCGCCCTCGGCACGATCTGCGTCCTCGACGTACAGCCGCGCCCCTGGGGCAGAGCGGGCCTGGAGACCATCAAGGCGATGGCCGCGGAACTGGCCGCGCGGATCGAGGGCCGGGAGGCGTTCCCGTGA
- a CDS encoding roadblock/LC7 domain-containing protein: MASDAPTGHVSDLDWLMSGLVQRVPHTTSAVLLSCDGLVKSVHGLDPDSADHMAALASGLYSLGRSAGVRFGDGGEVRQVVVELASTLLFVSTAGSGTCLAVLAGREADAAVLGYEMAMLVKSVRPYLVTQPRQAAEPPAMRP; this comes from the coding sequence ATGGCGAGCGATGCGCCGACCGGCCATGTATCCGATCTCGACTGGCTGATGAGCGGCCTCGTGCAGCGCGTACCGCACACCACGAGCGCGGTGCTGCTGTCCTGCGACGGGCTCGTGAAGTCGGTCCACGGCCTCGATCCGGACAGCGCCGACCACATGGCCGCCCTGGCCTCCGGCCTGTACTCCCTCGGACGCAGCGCGGGCGTCCGCTTCGGCGACGGCGGCGAGGTCCGCCAGGTCGTCGTCGAACTCGCCTCGACCCTGCTGTTCGTCTCCACCGCGGGCTCCGGCACCTGCCTCGCCGTGCTCGCCGGACGCGAGGCCGACGCCGCGGTCCTCGGCTACGAGATGGCGATGCTCGTCAAGAGCGTCCGCCCCTACCTGGTCACCCAGCCCCGTCAAGCCGCCGAACCCCCCGCGATGAGGCCTTGA
- a CDS encoding MBL fold metallo-hydrolase, giving the protein MSGSGSRSLSSGLRAARPAAFGADPSGARLERIRRSPHFANGVFVNPVGAQVRPSGSAAAAMAKSYFRKDERVRRAPAGLIPVHSTTLADLARPPASGLRITWMGHSSVLAEIDGHRVLFDPVWGERCSPFAFAGPKRLHPVPVPLAALGPLDVVVISHDHYDHLDMPTIKELAGTDTVFAVPLGVGAHLEHWGVSADRIRELDWQEATKIGGLTLTATPARHFCGRGLRNTQHTLWASWVVAGDEHRIYHSGDTGYFEGFQDIGAEHGPFDITMIQVGAYSEFWPDIHMTPEEGLQTHLDLQGGGLGGVMMPIHWATFNLAMHAWAEPGERMMWATHGAGVTMAAPQPGEPFEPKNTPPVNPWWRAVSQQPVGGWAAWPPVGEQLDLVAES; this is encoded by the coding sequence GTGTCCGGTTCCGGATCCCGTTCTCTGAGCTCGGGGCTGCGCGCAGCGCGGCCCGCCGCCTTCGGCGCGGACCCGAGCGGTGCCCGGCTGGAGCGGATCCGTAGATCCCCGCACTTCGCGAACGGGGTCTTCGTGAACCCCGTGGGCGCCCAGGTCCGCCCCTCCGGCAGCGCCGCGGCGGCGATGGCGAAGAGCTACTTCCGCAAGGACGAGCGCGTCAGACGTGCCCCGGCCGGGCTGATTCCCGTTCACTCCACGACCCTCGCCGACCTGGCCAGGCCCCCGGCGAGCGGTCTGCGGATCACTTGGATGGGGCACTCCAGTGTGCTCGCCGAGATCGACGGGCACCGGGTGCTCTTCGACCCCGTCTGGGGCGAGCGCTGCTCCCCGTTCGCCTTCGCCGGGCCCAAGCGGCTGCACCCCGTCCCGGTGCCGCTGGCCGCGCTCGGCCCGCTCGACGTCGTCGTCATCTCGCACGACCACTACGACCACCTGGACATGCCCACGATCAAGGAGCTGGCCGGCACGGACACGGTCTTCGCCGTCCCCCTCGGTGTGGGCGCCCATCTGGAGCACTGGGGCGTCTCCGCGGACCGCATCCGTGAGCTGGACTGGCAGGAGGCGACGAAGATCGGCGGACTCACCCTGACCGCCACCCCCGCCCGGCACTTCTGCGGGCGTGGCCTGCGCAACACCCAGCACACGCTGTGGGCCTCCTGGGTCGTCGCCGGCGACGAGCACCGGATCTACCACAGCGGCGACACCGGGTATTTCGAGGGCTTCCAGGACATCGGCGCCGAGCACGGCCCGTTCGACATCACCATGATCCAGGTCGGTGCCTATTCGGAGTTCTGGCCCGACATCCATATGACTCCCGAGGAGGGGCTGCAGACCCACCTCGACCTCCAGGGCGGCGGGCTCGGCGGCGTGATGATGCCGATCCACTGGGCGACGTTCAACCTGGCGATGCACGCCTGGGCCGAGCCGGGCGAGCGCATGATGTGGGCCACGCACGGCGCGGGGGTGACGATGGCCGCGCCGCAGCCGGGGGAGCCGTTCGAGCCGAAGAACACACCGCCGGTGAACCCCTGGTGGCGTGCCGTCTCCCAGCAGCCGGTCGGCGGCTGGGCCGCGTGGCCGCCGGTGGGCGAGCAACTGGACCTGGTGGCGGAGAGCTGA
- a CDS encoding ATP-binding protein yields the protein MSHLRAPAARADRREGGRHGRSATRAVPSLPEIHIRPQLLRLAVLPPTAVALSACAAVLFTVRAGGARFSLTLWAVLGGTALVALAGIVIAAVAAGRTAKSVRERLAALRQVSTKSEDDLRALVDALRRGDQPPARGPRAKPAADADDFELLTADLARAHDRAVTAVVQASQLSSHAGSEQKLEVFVNLARRLQSLVQREISILDDLENEIEDPDLLKGLFHVDHLATRIRRHAENLAVLGGAVSRRQWSNPVSMTEVLRSAIAEVEQYSRVKLVPPVDGTLRGHAVADVIHLLAELVENATVFSAPHTQVLLRANLVTSGLAVEVEDRGLGMPVTEQNKMNALLADPDQVNVASLLQDGRIGLFVVSQLARRHGIQVRLQTNIYGGVQAAFVVPQGLLGSEPGIPGDVPQSQPHAQQTSGVRRPTAGPRHAQPAPAQRASAPGPADRSTADRTARPASDRSGRPAPARHEPGHRSAPSPARASVPRQQGPGRSGGQQGPGRGSGGPAPLPVRGARDERPNPAEAVPGIRPDDRRTVAENTATPPTPRVGGAVRGTMGKPQLPRRRAQQHIVPQLRGGPVPMPRQDPDHYIGHDPGLMAAFQRGIGLAEARQMESSDWDTSTLDTPSMDLTPPAPDAASRIDTGPLDTGYPAPTSRGGTGRTDALHMELAHMDAPHKDATQPLGGHPRGVAPIAVPPSALDAAHDLTPRQDGSTPAG from the coding sequence ATGTCTCACCTTCGCGCACCGGCCGCACGCGCAGACCGCCGTGAGGGCGGGCGGCACGGGCGATCGGCCACCCGCGCCGTCCCCTCGCTGCCCGAGATCCACATACGGCCACAGCTGCTGCGCCTCGCGGTCCTGCCCCCCACCGCCGTGGCCCTCAGCGCCTGCGCCGCCGTGCTCTTCACCGTCCGGGCCGGCGGAGCCCGCTTCAGCCTCACCCTGTGGGCGGTACTCGGTGGAACCGCTCTGGTGGCCCTCGCCGGCATCGTGATCGCCGCCGTGGCCGCCGGCCGCACCGCCAAGTCCGTACGCGAACGCCTGGCCGCCCTCCGCCAGGTCAGCACCAAGAGCGAGGACGACCTGCGCGCGCTCGTCGACGCGCTCCGGCGCGGCGACCAGCCGCCCGCGCGAGGACCGCGCGCCAAGCCCGCCGCGGACGCCGACGACTTCGAACTGCTCACCGCCGACCTGGCCCGCGCCCACGACAGGGCCGTCACCGCCGTCGTCCAGGCCTCCCAGCTCTCCAGCCACGCGGGCAGCGAACAGAAGCTCGAAGTCTTCGTGAACCTGGCGCGGCGGCTCCAGTCCCTGGTGCAGCGCGAGATCTCGATCCTGGACGACCTGGAGAACGAGATCGAGGACCCGGACCTCCTCAAGGGCCTCTTCCACGTCGACCACCTCGCCACCCGCATCCGCCGCCACGCCGAGAACCTCGCCGTCCTCGGCGGCGCCGTCTCCCGCCGCCAGTGGAGCAACCCCGTCTCCATGACCGAGGTGCTGCGCTCCGCGATCGCCGAGGTCGAGCAGTACTCCCGGGTCAAGCTGGTCCCCCCGGTCGACGGCACCCTGCGCGGCCACGCCGTCGCCGACGTCATCCACCTCCTCGCCGAACTCGTCGAGAACGCCACGGTGTTCTCCGCCCCGCACACCCAGGTGCTGCTCCGCGCCAACCTCGTGACCTCCGGGCTCGCCGTCGAGGTCGAGGACCGAGGCCTCGGCATGCCCGTCACCGAACAGAACAAGATGAACGCCCTGCTCGCCGACCCCGACCAGGTGAACGTCGCCAGCCTCCTCCAGGACGGCCGCATCGGCCTCTTCGTGGTCTCCCAACTGGCCCGCCGCCACGGCATCCAGGTCCGCCTCCAGACCAACATCTACGGCGGTGTCCAGGCCGCGTTCGTCGTCCCCCAGGGCCTGCTCGGCAGCGAACCGGGCATTCCCGGCGACGTACCGCAGTCCCAGCCGCACGCCCAGCAGACCAGCGGCGTACGACGTCCGACCGCCGGGCCCCGCCACGCCCAACCCGCCCCTGCCCAGCGGGCGTCCGCACCCGGGCCGGCCGACCGCTCGACGGCCGACCGGACCGCCCGGCCCGCGAGCGACCGCTCCGGACGGCCGGCACCCGCGCGCCACGAGCCCGGCCACCGGTCCGCCCCTAGCCCGGCACGTGCCTCCGTGCCCCGGCAGCAGGGGCCGGGCCGGTCCGGCGGCCAGCAGGGACCGGGCAGAGGCAGCGGCGGTCCGGCCCCGCTGCCCGTGCGCGGCGCCCGTGACGAGCGGCCCAACCCGGCCGAGGCCGTGCCCGGCATCCGCCCCGACGACCGGCGGACCGTCGCGGAGAACACCGCGACACCCCCGACCCCACGTGTCGGCGGCGCCGTACGCGGCACCATGGGCAAGCCCCAACTGCCGCGCCGCCGCGCCCAGCAGCACATCGTGCCCCAGCTCCGCGGCGGCCCCGTGCCCATGCCCCGCCAGGACCCCGATCACTACATCGGCCACGACCCCGGCCTGATGGCCGCCTTCCAACGCGGCATCGGACTCGCCGAGGCCCGCCAGATGGAGAGCTCCGACTGGGACACCTCCACACTCGACACGCCCTCCATGGACCTCACACCCCCCGCCCCCGACGCCGCGTCCCGCATCGACACCGGCCCGTTGGACACGGGCTACCCGGCCCCGACGTCACGTGGGGGCACGGGCCGTACGGACGCGCTCCACATGGAGCTGGCCCACATGGACGCGCCCCACAAGGACGCCACCCAGCCCCTGGGCGGACACCCCAGGGGCGTCGCCCCCATAGCCGTACCGCCGTCGGCCCTCGACGCGGCACACGACCTCACGCCCCGGCAGGACGGGAGCACACCGGCCGGATGA
- a CDS encoding TetR/AcrR family transcriptional regulator, giving the protein MGRVRLSVAERREELLRAAIEQIEERGVAAVRIADVAAVLGVSNALVLYHFSTKERLVAEAFRYAAEDDLAHLGKLLGRRTTALRRLRTAVRWYAPTGQAKGWRLWIEGWAVSLREPALREVTRDLDTQWKAALTEVIEAGVAAAEFHCPDPPATALRLTALLDGLAVQMTAYHGAVSRARAQEWADEALARELGLDREALTAATR; this is encoded by the coding sequence GTGGGCAGGGTGCGGTTGAGTGTGGCCGAGCGGCGTGAAGAGCTGCTCCGCGCCGCCATCGAGCAGATCGAGGAGCGGGGCGTCGCGGCGGTGCGGATCGCCGACGTGGCCGCCGTCCTCGGGGTGAGCAACGCCCTGGTGCTCTACCACTTCTCGACCAAGGAACGACTGGTCGCCGAGGCGTTCCGGTACGCGGCCGAGGACGACCTCGCCCACCTGGGCAAGCTGCTGGGCCGCCGCACGACCGCACTGCGCCGGCTCAGAACAGCCGTCCGCTGGTACGCCCCCACCGGCCAGGCGAAGGGCTGGCGGCTCTGGATCGAGGGCTGGGCGGTGTCCCTGCGCGAACCCGCCCTCCGCGAGGTCACCCGCGACCTGGACACACAGTGGAAGGCCGCACTCACCGAGGTCATCGAAGCCGGTGTGGCGGCCGCCGAGTTCCACTGCCCGGACCCACCGGCGACAGCCCTGCGTCTCACCGCCCTCCTGGACGGCCTGGCCGTACAGATGACGGCCTACCACGGAGCCGTCTCCCGCGCCCGCGCCCAGGAGTGGGCCGACGAGGCCCTGGCCCGCGAACTGGGCCTGGACCGCGAAGCCCTGACAGCAGCGACTCGCTGA
- the tdh gene encoding L-threonine 3-dehydrogenase — protein MKALVKEKAEPGLWLVDVPEPGIGPGDVLIKVLRTGICGTDLHIRSWDGWARQAIRTPLVVGHEFVGEVVGTGRDVADIHVGDRVSGEGHLVCGKCRNCLAGRRHLCRSTVGLGVGRQGAFAEYVALPASNVWVHRVPVDLDVAAIFDPFGNAVHTALSFPLVGEDVLITGAGPIGLMAAAVARHAGARNVVITDVSDERLELARKIGVSLALNVTESRITDAQRELGLREGFDIGLEMSGRPEAMRDMIANMTHGGRIAMLGLSAEEFPVDWSRIVTSMITIKGIYGREMFETWYAMTVLLEGGLDLAPVITGRYGYHDHEAAFADAASGSGGKVILDWTA, from the coding sequence GTGAAGGCGCTGGTCAAGGAGAAGGCGGAGCCCGGGCTGTGGCTCGTCGACGTCCCGGAGCCCGGGATCGGCCCCGGCGACGTACTGATCAAGGTCCTCAGGACCGGCATCTGCGGCACCGACCTGCACATCCGGTCCTGGGACGGCTGGGCCCGACAGGCCATCCGTACACCGCTGGTGGTCGGCCACGAGTTCGTCGGCGAGGTCGTCGGGACCGGCCGTGACGTCGCCGACATCCACGTCGGCGACCGGGTCAGCGGCGAGGGCCACCTGGTGTGCGGCAAGTGCCGCAACTGTCTCGCCGGGCGCCGCCATCTGTGCCGGTCCACCGTCGGCCTGGGCGTGGGACGCCAGGGCGCCTTCGCGGAGTACGTGGCGCTGCCCGCGTCCAACGTCTGGGTGCACCGCGTTCCCGTCGACCTGGACGTCGCGGCCATCTTCGACCCGTTCGGCAACGCCGTGCACACCGCGCTGTCGTTCCCGCTGGTCGGGGAGGACGTTCTGATCACGGGCGCCGGGCCGATCGGTCTGATGGCGGCGGCGGTGGCCCGCCACGCGGGTGCCCGCAATGTCGTGATCACCGATGTCAGCGATGAGCGGCTGGAACTCGCCCGCAAGATCGGTGTCAGCCTCGCGCTGAATGTGACGGAGTCCCGGATCACCGACGCACAGCGGGAGTTGGGCCTGCGCGAGGGCTTCGACATCGGCCTGGAAATGTCCGGTCGCCCGGAGGCCATGCGCGACATGATCGCCAACATGACGCACGGCGGCCGGATCGCGATGCTCGGACTGTCCGCCGAGGAGTTCCCGGTCGACTGGTCCCGGATCGTCACCTCCATGATCACCATCAAGGGGATCTACGGCCGCGAGATGTTCGAGACGTGGTACGCGATGACGGTGCTCCTGGAAGGCGGACTCGACCTCGCCCCCGTGATCACCGGCCGCTACGGCTACCACGATCACGAGGCGGCGTTCGCGGACGCGGCGAGCGGCAGCGGCGGCAAGGTCATCCTCGACTGGACCGCGTAA
- a CDS encoding DUF742 domain-containing protein, producing the protein MPAAGDGPLYDDAAGRLVRPYTVINGRTRPTTAFDLLSQVMATGATPLGYLGPEHATALDLCRAPISVAEVAAHLKLPAAVTKVLLSDLVDCGALTTKPPVFHHNPTDRSLLEAVLDGLRRQL; encoded by the coding sequence GTGCCCGCGGCCGGCGACGGACCCCTGTACGACGACGCCGCCGGGCGTCTGGTACGCCCCTACACCGTCATCAACGGCCGGACCCGGCCGACCACCGCGTTCGATCTCCTCTCACAGGTGATGGCCACCGGGGCGACCCCCCTCGGCTATCTCGGCCCCGAGCACGCGACCGCGCTCGACCTGTGCCGGGCACCCATCTCGGTCGCCGAGGTCGCCGCCCACTTGAAGCTGCCGGCGGCGGTCACCAAGGTGCTGCTGTCCGACCTCGTCGACTGCGGCGCACTCACCACCAAGCCCCCGGTTTTCCACCACAACCCGACAGACCGGTCTCTTCTGGAGGCAGTGCTCGATGGACTACGACGACAGCTCTGA
- a CDS encoding GTP-binding protein, which yields MDYDDSSDPFPTALKILVAGGFGVGKTTFVGAVSEIAPLSTEELLTTVSAATDNLDGIENKVETTVAMDFGRITLDPQHVLYLFGTPGQQRFWFMWDELSEGALGAVILADTRRLEDCFAAVDFFEQRGLGFIVAINEFDGSFRYDADEVRAALDLDPEIPVVCCDARISSSGVQTLLTLVRHLLAHTPAQLPSHGAHT from the coding sequence ATGGACTACGACGACAGCTCTGACCCCTTCCCCACCGCACTCAAAATCCTGGTGGCGGGAGGGTTCGGGGTCGGCAAGACGACCTTCGTCGGCGCGGTGAGCGAGATCGCGCCGCTGAGCACGGAGGAACTGCTCACCACAGTGAGCGCCGCCACCGACAACCTCGACGGCATCGAGAACAAGGTCGAGACGACCGTCGCGATGGACTTCGGCCGCATCACCCTCGACCCGCAGCATGTGCTCTATCTGTTCGGCACACCCGGGCAGCAGCGGTTCTGGTTCATGTGGGACGAACTCTCCGAAGGGGCCCTCGGCGCGGTCATCCTCGCCGACACCCGCCGCCTGGAGGACTGCTTCGCCGCGGTCGACTTCTTCGAGCAGCGCGGCCTCGGCTTCATCGTCGCCATCAACGAGTTCGACGGTTCCTTCCGCTACGACGCCGACGAGGTCCGCGCGGCCCTCGACCTCGACCCGGAGATCCCCGTCGTCTGCTGCGACGCCCGTATCTCCAGCTCGGGCGTACAGACCCTGCTCACCCTCGTACGGCACCTCCTCGCCCACACTCCGGCACAGCTGCCGAGCCACGGAGCCCACACGTGA
- a CDS encoding Glu/Leu/Phe/Val dehydrogenase dimerization domain-containing protein, with the protein MTAPFMSLTWIDHVTGQRGFLVVDRLVRGVSSGGLRMRPGCTLDEVAGLARGMTMKEALHYDPEGRYIPLGGAKGGIDCDPRDPQAYGVLVRYLRAMRPYIETFWTTGEDLGLTQDLVDRAATEAGLVSTIQAVYPLLDDERTARQRLTDAFQVQVDGIGLDELVGGCGVAESVLTALDRAGLPYAGTRVAVQGLGTMGGATARFLARAGLTIVAVADIKGTITNPAGLDVEALLAARDTYGTVDRSVLRPDDHEAPGDIWLATDVDVLVPAAVSYTIDTANQQHITARLIVEAANMPVLPEAEELLAARRVTVLPDVVVNSATNAWWWWTLFGDIGPTADAAFTHTRRSMRALVDLMLSRAETDGTTPRAAAHAVVADRLPVIAERFGWYR; encoded by the coding sequence ATGACCGCCCCCTTCATGTCGCTGACCTGGATCGACCACGTCACGGGTCAGCGGGGCTTCCTCGTCGTGGACCGGCTGGTGCGCGGTGTCTCCAGCGGCGGACTGCGGATGAGGCCGGGCTGCACGCTCGACGAGGTGGCCGGACTCGCCCGTGGCATGACCATGAAGGAAGCGCTGCACTACGACCCCGAGGGCCGCTACATCCCGCTCGGCGGCGCCAAGGGCGGCATCGACTGCGACCCCCGGGACCCGCAGGCGTACGGCGTCCTGGTGCGCTACCTCCGCGCGATGCGCCCGTACATCGAGACGTTCTGGACGACCGGCGAGGACCTCGGACTCACCCAGGACCTGGTGGACCGGGCGGCCACCGAGGCGGGCCTCGTATCGACGATCCAGGCCGTCTACCCCCTCCTGGACGACGAGCGGACGGCCCGCCAACGGCTCACGGACGCCTTCCAGGTCCAGGTGGACGGCATCGGCCTGGACGAGCTGGTCGGCGGCTGCGGAGTCGCCGAGTCGGTCCTCACGGCCCTGGACCGGGCCGGGTTGCCGTACGCCGGGACACGGGTCGCCGTGCAGGGCCTGGGCACCATGGGCGGAGCCACCGCCCGCTTCCTCGCGCGCGCCGGGCTCACGATCGTCGCCGTCGCCGACATCAAGGGCACCATCACCAACCCCGCCGGCCTGGACGTCGAGGCACTGCTCGCCGCCCGCGACACATACGGCACGGTCGACCGCTCAGTCCTCCGTCCGGACGACCACGAGGCTCCCGGCGACATCTGGCTCGCCACCGACGTGGACGTCCTCGTCCCCGCGGCCGTCTCGTACACGATCGACACCGCCAACCAACAGCACATCACCGCCCGGCTGATCGTGGAGGCGGCCAACATGCCCGTTCTGCCGGAAGCCGAGGAACTGCTCGCCGCGCGCCGGGTCACCGTTCTGCCGGACGTCGTGGTCAACTCCGCCACGAACGCCTGGTGGTGGTGGACCCTGTTCGGCGACATCGGCCCCACCGCCGACGCGGCGTTCACCCACACCCGCCGCTCCATGCGCGCCCTGGTCGACCTGATGCTCTCCCGCGCCGAGACCGACGGCACGACCCCCCGGGCGGCCGCCCACGCCGTCGTCGCCGACCGGCTGCCGGTGATCGCGGAACGGTTCGGCTGGTACCGCTGA
- a CDS encoding glycine C-acetyltransferase, with the protein MFDSVRDDLRTTLDEIRAAGLHKPERVIGTPQSRAVAVTAGGRPGEVLNFCANNYLGLADHPEVIAAAHDALDRWGYGMASVRFICGTQEVHKELEARLSAFLGQEDTILYSSCFDANGGVFETLLGPEDAVISDALNHASIIDGIRLSKARRFRYANRDLADLERQLKEATEGGARRKLVVTDGVFSMDGYVAPLREICDLADRHDAMVMVDDSHAVGFTGPGGRGTPELHGVMDRVDIITGTLGKALGGASGGYVAARAEIVALLRQRSRPYLFSNTLAPVIAAASLKVLDLLESADDLRVRLAENTALFRSRMTEEGFHILPGDHPIAPVMIGDAATAGRLAELLLERGVYVIGFSYPVVPQGQARIRVQLSAAHSTADVDRAVDAFVAARAELEA; encoded by the coding sequence ATGTTCGACTCCGTGCGCGACGACCTGCGCACCACCCTCGACGAGATCCGCGCCGCCGGTCTGCACAAGCCGGAGCGGGTCATCGGTACCCCGCAGTCCAGGGCCGTCGCCGTCACCGCCGGCGGCCGCCCCGGCGAGGTCCTCAACTTCTGCGCCAACAACTACCTCGGCCTCGCCGACCACCCCGAAGTGATCGCCGCCGCCCACGACGCCCTCGACCGCTGGGGTTACGGCATGGCCTCCGTCCGCTTCATCTGCGGAACGCAGGAGGTGCACAAGGAGTTGGAGGCCCGGCTGTCGGCGTTCCTCGGCCAGGAGGACACGATCCTCTACTCCTCCTGCTTCGACGCCAACGGCGGCGTCTTCGAGACCCTGCTCGGCCCCGAGGACGCGGTGATCTCCGACGCCCTCAACCACGCCTCGATCATCGACGGCATCCGCCTGTCCAAGGCCCGCCGCTTCCGGTACGCCAACCGCGATCTCGCCGATCTGGAACGGCAGTTGAAGGAGGCCACCGAGGGCGGTGCCCGCCGGAAGCTGGTCGTCACCGACGGCGTCTTCTCCATGGACGGCTATGTGGCCCCGCTCCGCGAGATCTGCGACCTCGCCGACCGCCACGACGCCATGGTCATGGTCGACGACTCCCACGCCGTCGGCTTCACCGGCCCCGGCGGCCGGGGCACCCCCGAACTGCACGGCGTCATGGACCGCGTCGACATCATCACCGGCACCCTCGGCAAGGCCCTCGGCGGCGCCTCCGGCGGTTACGTCGCCGCCCGCGCCGAGATCGTCGCCCTGCTGCGCCAGCGCTCCCGCCCGTACCTCTTCTCGAACACGCTCGCGCCGGTGATCGCGGCGGCCTCCCTTAAGGTCCTCGACCTCCTTGAGTCCGCCGACGACCTGCGCGTCCGCCTCGCCGAGAACACCGCGCTGTTCCGCAGCCGGATGACCGAGGAGGGGTTCCACATCCTCCCCGGCGACCACCCCATCGCCCCCGTCATGATCGGCGACGCGGCGACGGCGGGCCGCCTCGCCGAACTGCTCCTGGAACGCGGCGTCTACGTGATCGGCTTCTCCTACCCGGTCGTCCCGCAGGGCCAGGCCCGCATCCGCGTCCAGCTCTCCGCCGCGCACTCGACGGCGGACGTCGACCGGGCGGTGGACGCGTTCGTGGCAGCCCGGGCCGAGCTGGAGGCCTGA